From Deinococcus aquaedulcis, the proteins below share one genomic window:
- a CDS encoding S1C family serine protease: MALLSALLSAGGAQQSASPQNPTSAPTPNAQAQSVQDRRVRTLAPASPLTTQEQATLQGLVAKVRPATVRVEQCSTPTCTSRDGVGTGVLISPDGLVLTAYHVIQGATVLSVQTEDRTRYVAQVVGYNDQDDLALLRVSVPAGTPYLRLAAARPAVGDIALAIGNGNGAFLKTKVGRLTGLDSDAGRADFPPGTLELNAPLVPGDSGGPVVNARGELTGIVSYISLRPQSRQPQSYAVPVTATDPRLAQLKAGAKLDAPVIGIFLGGPFSNLFFLPAEGFRELAPLLKLGDTPGAFFTSVSPGSPAAQAGLRPLVLNADAERVSGDIVTAVNGKRIVNFSEFQFAVRAYKPGDTITLSVLRDGKPLEVKLTLAGRSTVQN; this comes from the coding sequence GTGGCCCTGCTCTCTGCCCTGCTGTCGGCAGGCGGCGCCCAGCAGAGTGCCTCGCCCCAGAACCCCACCTCGGCCCCAACGCCAAATGCTCAGGCGCAAAGTGTTCAGGACCGCCGCGTGCGCACGCTGGCGCCTGCCTCGCCCCTGACCACGCAGGAGCAGGCCACCCTGCAGGGGCTGGTGGCCAAGGTGCGCCCCGCTACCGTGCGTGTAGAACAGTGCTCTACCCCCACGTGTACCAGCCGCGACGGCGTGGGCACAGGCGTGCTGATTTCGCCTGACGGTCTGGTGCTCACGGCCTATCACGTGATTCAGGGCGCCACGGTTCTGAGCGTGCAGACCGAAGACCGCACGCGCTACGTGGCCCAGGTGGTGGGCTACAACGATCAGGACGATCTGGCGCTGCTGCGGGTCTCAGTCCCGGCGGGCACACCGTACCTGCGCCTCGCCGCCGCGCGCCCGGCGGTGGGCGACATTGCCCTGGCGATTGGCAACGGGAACGGCGCGTTCCTGAAGACCAAGGTGGGCCGCCTGACCGGCCTGGATTCAGATGCGGGGCGCGCGGACTTTCCGCCCGGCACCCTGGAACTGAATGCGCCGCTGGTGCCCGGCGACAGCGGCGGCCCGGTGGTGAACGCCCGGGGCGAACTGACCGGCATCGTGAGCTACATCAGCCTCCGCCCGCAGTCGCGCCAGCCGCAGTCCTACGCGGTGCCGGTAACGGCCACCGACCCCCGGCTGGCGCAGCTGAAAGCGGGCGCCAAGCTGGACGCCCCGGTCATCGGCATTTTCCTGGGTGGTCCCTTTTCGAATCTGTTCTTCCTGCCCGCAGAGGGTTTCCGCGAACTGGCGCCGCTGCTGAAGCTGGGAGACACCCCCGGCGCCTTTTTCACCAGTGTGAGCCCTGGCAGCCCGGCTGCGCAGGCCGGCCTGCGGCCCCTGGTGCTGAATGCTGACGCCGAACGCGTCTCGGGTGACATCGTGACCGCCGTGAACGGCAAGCGCATTGTGAATTTCAGCGAGTTTCAGTTTGCCGTGCGGGCCTACAAGCCCGGCGACACCATCACCCTGAGCGTGCTGCGCGACGGCAAGCCGCTGGAGGTCAAGCTCACGCTGGCGGGGCGCAGCACCGTCCAAAACTGA
- a CDS encoding XRE family transcriptional regulator encodes MTTTVPGSDVALWLREQRRRQGLGQAELCARTAQHGGEAGRVTQPYLSRLERGERALSALTPERQDALRRALNLSLSEWTARTGLRPLAPHPSEDILSTLELVRVPVRALATAGLPTAEAEGRVIDYELVPLRDHRPGMLVLEVQGDSMSTEAGGIRPGDRVYVDPGDLDLREGRIYVLHVPGLGLTVKRLRRYSDHLWLSSDNPDHPPLKPEEATVVGRVYFHQPRGQRL; translated from the coding sequence ATGACCACCACCGTGCCCGGCAGTGATGTGGCCCTCTGGCTGCGCGAACAGCGGCGGCGCCAGGGTCTGGGGCAGGCCGAACTGTGCGCCCGCACCGCGCAGCACGGCGGCGAGGCCGGACGCGTGACCCAGCCGTATCTCAGCCGCCTGGAACGGGGCGAGCGCGCCCTGAGTGCCCTGACCCCCGAGCGGCAGGACGCCCTGCGCCGGGCGCTGAACCTGTCGCTCAGCGAGTGGACCGCCCGCACCGGCCTGCGGCCTCTGGCACCGCACCCCAGCGAGGACATCCTGAGCACCCTGGAACTGGTGCGCGTGCCGGTGCGCGCCCTCGCCACGGCCGGCCTGCCCACCGCCGAGGCCGAGGGCCGCGTGATTGATTACGAACTGGTGCCCCTGCGTGACCACCGCCCCGGCATGCTGGTGCTGGAGGTGCAGGGCGACTCCATGAGCACCGAGGCGGGCGGGATTCGCCCTGGAGACCGCGTGTACGTGGACCCCGGCGACCTGGACCTGCGCGAGGGCCGCATTTACGTGCTGCATGTGCCGGGCCTGGGCCTGACCGTCAAGCGCCTGCGCCGCTACAGCGATCACCTGTGGCTGAGCAGCGATAACCCCGACCACCCGCCCCTGAAGCCCGAGGAAGCGACGGTGGTGGGCCGTGTGTACTTTCACCAACCGCGCGGCCAGCGGCTTTAA